In Calidithermus timidus DSM 17022, the following are encoded in one genomic region:
- the nagZ gene encoding beta-N-acetylhexosaminidase — protein sequence MDKTLHLAGRLMGVDIPTPALDDATRAHLAKYRFGSVCLFRKNIQDRQQLARLVAELREILGPECLISIDQEGGAVQRTTDLPEAPAPMAIGATGDAALAEAVGGAVGRALISLGINWNFAPSLDVNTNPLNPVIGDRSFGSDPAKVAALGLAWAKGLEQAGVMACVKHFPGHGDTHLDSHLALPVVQKPRALLERLEFLPFRRAVAAGVGSFMTAHIIYPELDPDYPATLSRRILSGLLRQEWGYDGVVVTDSMDMKAITHFSPDAGAAAVRAFVAGADMVLALGPKPVQAAQAEALAKAIADGSISRERLEQSLERLARAAQAFPGTPRPYRAQAEAADRTLMKEAAARSLTRYGPVRLPRPADRILFVAPDVAPGESAYENGPAAQDLARRLKERFPSLRTLAYPRQQPQAILASAQAAAKESDFILYVSTSRQQLSPAEAELAQALFALDKPALHVALWNPYHVQVVRQPALITYGWRQPTLEALVEALSGAEAPGKLPVELAE from the coding sequence ATGGATAAAACATTACATCTTGCCGGACGCCTGATGGGCGTGGACATCCCCACTCCCGCGCTCGACGACGCCACCCGCGCCCACCTGGCGAAGTACCGCTTCGGCTCGGTGTGCCTGTTCCGCAAGAACATCCAAGACCGGCAGCAACTCGCCCGGCTGGTGGCCGAGCTGCGCGAGATCCTGGGCCCGGAGTGCCTCATCTCCATCGACCAGGAGGGCGGCGCGGTGCAGCGCACCACCGACCTGCCTGAGGCCCCCGCGCCCATGGCCATCGGCGCCACCGGCGACGCGGCTCTGGCCGAGGCGGTGGGCGGCGCGGTGGGGCGAGCCTTGATCTCGCTGGGCATCAACTGGAACTTCGCCCCCAGCCTCGACGTCAACACCAACCCGCTCAACCCGGTCATCGGCGACCGCAGCTTCGGCTCCGACCCCGCTAAGGTGGCCGCGCTGGGGCTGGCCTGGGCGAAGGGCCTCGAGCAAGCCGGGGTGATGGCCTGCGTCAAGCACTTCCCCGGCCACGGCGACACCCACCTCGACTCGCACCTGGCTCTCCCCGTCGTCCAGAAGCCCCGCGCCCTGCTCGAGCGCCTGGAATTCCTCCCCTTCCGGCGGGCGGTGGCGGCGGGCGTGGGCTCGTTCATGACCGCACACATCATCTACCCCGAGCTCGACCCCGATTACCCCGCCACCCTCTCTCGGCGCATCCTCAGCGGGCTGCTGCGCCAGGAGTGGGGCTACGACGGGGTGGTGGTCACCGACTCGATGGACATGAAGGCCATCACCCACTTCAGCCCCGACGCCGGCGCGGCGGCGGTGCGGGCCTTCGTCGCCGGGGCCGACATGGTGCTGGCGCTGGGCCCCAAGCCGGTCCAGGCCGCCCAGGCCGAGGCCCTGGCGAAGGCCATCGCCGACGGGAGCATCTCCCGCGAGCGCCTCGAGCAGAGCCTGGAGCGGCTGGCCAGGGCCGCCCAGGCCTTCCCCGGTACCCCCCGCCCCTACCGCGCCCAAGCCGAGGCCGCCGACCGCACCCTGATGAAGGAGGCCGCCGCCCGCAGCCTCACCCGCTACGGCCCCGTGCGCCTGCCCCGCCCCGCCGACCGCATCCTCTTCGTCGCCCCCGACGTCGCCCCCGGCGAGAGCGCCTACGAGAACGGCCCCGCCGCCCAGGACCTCGCCCGCCGCCTAAAGGAGCGCTTCCCCAGCCTCCGCACCCTCGCCTACCCCCGCCAGCAGCCCCAGGCCATCCTGGCCTCGGCCCAGGCCGCCGCGAAGGAGTCCGACTTCATCCTCTACGTCTCCACCAGCCGCCAGCAGCTCTCCCCTGCCGAGGCCGAGCTGGCCCAAGCCCTCTTCGCCCTGGACAAGCCCGCGCTGCAC